Within Oscillatoria salina IIICB1, the genomic segment ATGGCTGGATACTCTGATGGCTGGTGGTGCGATCGAGCGTTCCACTGTGATTCAATTACAAGAAGGGGATGAAGGTAGTTTGGGATTACGCCCCGAATTAACTGCTTCGATCGCTCGCGCTGCGGTGACGCGAATGTCGTCTGACAGCTATCCTCAACGCCTTTGTTATGTAGCTAATGTCTTTCGTCGTGCTTCGGCAACTTATCCCGGTCGTCAGTTGGAATTTTATCAGGCTGGGGTAGAGTTGTTGGGTAAAGGAGGTGTGTTAGCAGATGCAGAAATTATTCTCTTACTGGCAGATTGTTTAGATGAATTTAAGCTTCAGGATTGGTCTTTAATTTTAGGAGAAGCAGGATTAACTCGCAGTTTACTTGCTCCTTTTCCGGAATCTTTACGATCGCGAGTACGCTACTGTATTTCTCACCTCGATCGCGTTAGATTAGAAAATTTATCTCTTTCCCAAGAATTGCGCGATCGCGCTTTGTTTATTTTTGATTTGCGGGGAAAACCAGCCGATGTCTTGCAAAAAGTGGCAAGCTTGGATCTGGATGAGTCAGGAAAAGCTACGGTTAATAACCTTAAGTCTTTGGTGGAATTGCTTAACGAAAGTTCTCCCTTTCCTTTACCTCTGATTCTTGACCTTAGCTTATTACAAACGATTGATTATTACACCGGGATTGTTTTTGAAGTAGTTAGTTTTAGTAAGAATCAATCGCGGATCTTGGGAA encodes:
- a CDS encoding ATP phosphoribosyltransferase regulatory subunit — encoded protein: MIHQPPAGAKDLLPLEVAQKQHLRERLQEVFHRWGYQRIITSTLEWLDTLMAGGAIERSTVIQLQEGDEGSLGLRPELTASIARAAVTRMSSDSYPQRLCYVANVFRRASATYPGRQLEFYQAGVELLGKGGVLADAEIILLLADCLDEFKLQDWSLILGEAGLTRSLLAPFPESLRSRVRYCISHLDRVRLENLSLSQELRDRALFIFDLRGKPADVLQKVASLDLDESGKATVNNLKSLVELLNESSPFPLPLILDLSLLQTIDYYTGIVFEVVSFSKNQSRILGKGGRYDRLLGLYHPQGETAPGIGFAVNLEELHHLLLGTSELPQEMPPSDWLIVPDRSSAEAAAFVYAQKLRQSEHLVRVEIDLGGRNREEIREYARSRDISRVVWVKADGTPEIEAIGC